The Drosophila willistoni isolate 14030-0811.24 unplaced genomic scaffold, UCI_dwil_1.1 Seg286, whole genome shotgun sequence genome has a segment encoding these proteins:
- the LOC124461250 gene encoding uncharacterized protein LOC124461250, which translates to MPCVEVANIATQVRDIHAAGGFHIRNWSSNSKEVLRILKSDSLLLEAVEITATEKVLGLYWMPNSDVFTFICKFARLKRNVLDSDKTPTKRELLQVLMSMYDPLGFISCFTIELKILLQEVWRSGIGWDTGLPDALLPKWIRWKRILTTIAGLTIPRCYFNSSDQIHDVQLHTFVDASELAYASVCYLRIRQGERTYLSFVASKAKVAPLSPLSIPRMELQAAVIGAKLSNRIQRNP; encoded by the coding sequence ATGCCGTGCGTGGAAGTCGCAAACATCGCAACTCAAGTCAGAGACATCCATGCAGCAGGTGGTTTCCACATACGCAATTGGTCTTCGAACTCAAAGGAGGTCCTACGAATACTAAAGAGCGATTCGCTACTCCTCGAAGCTGTCGAAATTACCGCAACAGAAAAGGTACTCGGCTTATATTGGATGCCGAACTCCGACGTATTCACATTCATCTGCAAGTTCGCCAGGCTGAAGCGCAACGTTTTAGACAGCGACAAAACACCAACCAAACGCGAGCTCTTGCAAGTACTTATGTCAATGTACGACCCACTCGGCTTCATCTCATGCTTTACAATAGAGCTGAAAATCCTACTGCAAGAAGTTTGGAGAAGCGGCATTGGCTGGGATACTGGTTTGCCCGACGCATTGTTACCCAAATGGATACGATGGAAACGGATCCTTACAACAATCGCTGGATTGACCATCCCGAGATGTTATTTCAACAGCAGCGATCAAATCCATGATGTCCAGTTACACACGTTCGTTGACGCCAGCGAATTGGCATACGCATCAGTCTGCTACCTTCGGATACGCCAGGGAGAAAGAACCTACCTCAGCTTCGTGGCCTCCAAGGCGAAAGTGGCACCGTTGAGTCCACTATCTATACCAAGGATGGAACTGCAGGCCGCAGTTATCGGAGCAAAGCTGAGTAACCGAATCCAACGCAATCCAA